In the Necator americanus strain Aroian chromosome X, whole genome shotgun sequence genome, taggcgagcgaagcgaacgaTACAAAAAGTCttgtccggctttagccggacgttcagactggtgtataatataatgtagtaGCCAGAGATAGCTCTCTTCAAGAAGTAGAATTATGTCACATATGTACACatataaattgaaaagataAGGAGGTTCTCAACGTGTATCCGACGACACAATTTCTCTTTTGACAGTGATAACATATGATAAGATATGATGATGATATGATAAGATGGCTCGTAATGAGCAAcgaaaattacaccacatACTGCGGAGACGTTGATGAGATGAAAGTAAGTGAtagcgcgatagctgtgaggaacgactatAAAAACATGGCGAAGGAATTTAGCTTGACATTTCCTAGATGCAGTTTTGTACGACTGCAGGATTGCAGAGGaagtaaactctggatcgtaagtgcctacgcacctacggaaaccgccgAGAACAACAATGAGGGCGTTTTCTATGACAAACTCAACGTTGATCTCTAAAATACCCAaccaggtggtcattgtcggaacaCGAAGATGTGACATGAACAAGAATTCCATGTGCGAAGTGAAAAGCTGGTTGACCAACAGGCTCTGATATAGGAATATAGTAAACTGAACGCATATTATAggaaattaaggagaaaaagtaaattcttCTATCCATTTAAAAGATATGTCATTAGAAGCATGCCAAAAGGTGACATGCTGAGTGATGAGAGTGATATGCGTGTAAAATTACTagcatgcatatatttttacACATCCCATAATTTCACAGAttttctgctgcaaatcctacctcacgcctcagAGCAGCGCAGCGGTGaccgtcgggcagctatggtggagCTAGACTCCGTCTTGGCAGGTTCAACTATGCCACAAAGGTATCCGGCTAGTAGTtcggtccttgggccaaggctacaggctagctaggtgaggaggtagtacgacgatttcGGTGctaggctgctagcttgctagtgcgacaagccgaccgaggacaacacctccgtcgcgtcatactactaatgtctactatgtgctCTTCGGATGCTAGAGCGTACCTCaaaagcgacgcgcattgtcctcgcccggtCAATGTGGCAATTATGCAAAGACTACCGGCTAGATGACGGAGCCGGCctaagaagttagtccgccatcgtcagcaacatccagtgcacTTGgtaacacttaacgttgggacgcttactggaagaagtcgtgaactggcagacagtctcagaaaacgccgtgttgacttatgttgtgtacaggagactcgctggaaatgCTCCAAgacaagggaattaggcgatggctacaagctcatctaccacggcacatcaaatcgcaatggctttggtatcatattgaacgagtcgctTAAAAacagcgtcacagcggtggatctaCTATCGGATCGCCTGGTGGCTGTAAAAATAgacacaggagaagtggaattgcgagtcgcctctgcttatgcgccacaggtgggctgtagtgaagaagagaaggcgtgcttttgggaagtTCTGGaacagtacgtccaatccctggaaggcgaagaagtatttctaatcggaggagacttcaacagacatgtc is a window encoding:
- a CDS encoding hypothetical protein (NECATOR_CHRX.G24527.T1), with product MIRYDDDMIRWLVMSNENYTTYCGDVDEMKETRWKCSKTRELGDGYKLIYHGTSNRNGFGIILNESLKNSVTAVDLLSDRLVAVKIDTGEVELRVASAYAPQVGCSEEEKACFWEVLEQYVQSLEGEEVFLIGGDFNRHVGSRKDEFKSCHGGYG